TGATTTATTTAAAATTTCTATTGAGGGAGGCGAAGTAAAAGAATTTATAAAAAGACCTGGAATCGATACCTCTCCGAAATATTCTCCTGACGGAGAACAGATTGCTTTCATAACCACAGATGGAAAGTATACCTGGATTGGAAATAACTTTTTAGCAGTAGTTAACTCAAAAGGAGGCATTCCTAAAAATATCTCAAAGAAATTCGACGAAGAAGTAAATGCTTTCTGGTGGCACCCAAACAATAAAGAAATATTTTTTATCGCTTATCAAAGAATGAATCATCATCTTTTTAAGATTTCCCTAAAAGATGAAAATCCTATTCAGATAACCAAAGGAGATGGCTTTTACAGTAATTTCTCTTTTTCTGAGGATTTTTTAAGAATGGCTTTCATTTTCCAGACCCCAATGATTCCTCCTGATTTGCATGTATCAGAATTGAAAGAATTATCCCCGGAAAAATTAACAGAAGTTAATCCAGAACTTAAAGAGTTTGAGATAGCATTGACAGAAATTGTGAAATGGAAAGCTAAAGATGGAATGGAAATGGAAGGACTTCTCGTAAAGCCGCTAAACTATAAAAAAGACACTAAATATCCTCTTCTCACAATTGTGCATGGAGGACCTGCAGGTGTTTTCAGCAATCTTTTTGCTCCAAGAAGAGGTGCCTATCCAATTCAGACTTTTACAGCCGAAGGTTATGCTGTGTTTATGCCAAATCCGAGAGGAAGCGGAGGCTATGGAGAAAAATTTAGACGTGCTAATTGGAAAGACTGGGGGTATGGAGACTATAATGACATTATGAGCGGCATAGATTATCTTGTTAAAATCGGCATTGCTAACCCTGATAAATTAGGAATCATGGGATGGAGCTACGGTGGATTTATGACATCCTGGGTTATTACCCAGACAAACAGGTTTAAAGCTGCTTCAGTAGGTGCTGGAGTCACTCATACAATAAGTATGTATGGATTAACAGACATTCCTGATTTTATGGAAGACTATTTCGGAGGCAAACCGTGGGAAAATTTCAAAGAATATGAAAAACATTCTGCATTACATTATGTCAAAAATGTAAAAACTCCTACGCTAATTCAACACGGAGAAAAGGACATCCGAGTGCCCTACTCTCAGGGCCAGGAATTCTATCTCGCATTAAAAAAACTTGGCGTTCCCACTGAATTTGTTTCTTATCCGAGACAGCCCCATGGAATTCAAGAACCTAAATTAATAAAGGACTCGATGAAAAGAAATGTTGATTGGTTCAATAGGTGGATTTTAGATAAAAAAGAATAGAAAAATAGGAGATTTTTAAATTTTAAACGATAAGCCCTGACAAAGAGCCATAATGAATAAAAAAATATCAACAGATAACGATGCTAAGAAGATTACAATCATCGGAATAGCTTTAAACATAATCCTTATCATTTTTAAGTTTATTGCAGGAATATTCGGA
This genomic stretch from Acidobacteriota bacterium harbors:
- a CDS encoding S9 family peptidase produces the protein MKNTFKTIINSFVILTFILFSSFDSQSGEKKPLTLDDILKIKSISDVSMSPDGNSILYVISKPDFKENVFDSDVWMVRIKEREIVQITRSPKRDYSPRFSPDSKLIAFLSDREEKSQIWIINPTGGEPYKLTSHKTGINSFQWFPESNKIAFIAQDPLIEEEEKKQKEKDDAYVVDKNLKMNHIWMIDLEKKEEKRITEGNFNVLNFSISSDEKEIIFSSCSSPTANESMNSDLFKISIEGGEVKEFIKRPGIDTSPKYSPDGEQIAFITTDGKYTWIGNNFLAVVNSKGGIPKNISKKFDEEVNAFWWHPNNKEIFFIAYQRMNHHLFKISLKDENPIQITKGDGFYSNFSFSEDFLRMAFIFQTPMIPPDLHVSELKELSPEKLTEVNPELKEFEIALTEIVKWKAKDGMEMEGLLVKPLNYKKDTKYPLLTIVHGGPAGVFSNLFAPRRGAYPIQTFTAEGYAVFMPNPRGSGGYGEKFRRANWKDWGYGDYNDIMSGIDYLVKIGIANPDKLGIMGWSYGGFMTSWVITQTNRFKAASVGAGVTHTISMYGLTDIPDFMEDYFGGKPWENFKEYEKHSALHYVKNVKTPTLIQHGEKDIRVPYSQGQEFYLALKKLGVPTEFVSYPRQPHGIQEPKLIKDSMKRNVDWFNRWILDKKE